One genomic segment of Ipomoea triloba cultivar NCNSP0323 chromosome 9, ASM357664v1 includes these proteins:
- the LOC116029827 gene encoding uncharacterized protein LOC116029827, whose amino-acid sequence MPDVNADRSFASEINTTGFVICKGNNENGELEVSFNSAYDYNGLALGLNHSCAIRRANQTVMCLGQNSEFSSSVVGGVPFESIVSGPDFTCGLRTSKFLVVCWGPGWTDNSYPQAAELLLPKILPAPIICEVKVKGTDSGQTDRHRGRLLPLQVFIDLAFLPRKNPIPDEEEKKSIAEMVARRFSVRHNDSTFDVDYDTDDGFEVLKFQLFSLTSVPPDQQKILGGDDDQVVSEDADLASVAEKLRLVSIDEDEETKKKENSEPKVAMSDEELARLLQAEEDALMMQQFVASQNNAGFEQKIRPYIDQVLQVKRALVCTFFFWLCLSRGIFYLGFLTEWEYFMWSGQKWGHL is encoded by the exons ATGCCGGACGTTAATGCCGATAGAAGCTTTGCTAGCGAGATAAACACCACTGGCTTTGTAATCTGCAAAGGAAACAACGAAAATGGCGAATTAGAAGTGTCATTCAATTCAGCTTACGATTACAACGGATTAGCATTAGGGTTAAACCACAGCTGCGCAATCCGGAGAGCGAATCAGACAGTCATGTGTTTGGGACAAAACAGTGAGTTTTCGAGTAGCGTAGTGGGTGGCGTCCCCTTTGAATCCATTGTTTCCGGGCCGGATTTCACTTGTGgattgaggacaagcaaatttTTAGTGGTTTGTTGGGGCCCCGGTTGGACGGATAATTCATATCCTCAAGCGGCCGAGCTTCTTCTCCCGAAGATTCTTCCGGCACC TATTATTTGTGAAGTGAAGGTGAAGGGTACAGACAGTGGACAGACAGACAGACACAGAGGTCGTCTCCTTCCTCTTCAGGTCTTCATTGACTTGGCCTTCCTGCCAAGAAAGAATCCAATTCCAGacgaagaagaaaagaaatcaaTCGCAGAAATGGTGGCCCGGAGGTTCTCTGTCCGCCACAATGACTCCACCTTCGACGTCGATTACGACACCGACGATGGCTTCGAA GTCCTCAAATTCCAGCTCTTCTCTCTCACTTCCGTCCCTCCCGATCAACAAAAG AtattgggaggtgatgatgatCAGGTTGTATCAGAAGACGCTGATCTGGCGTCGGTTGCAGAAAAGCTCCGATTGGTGTCGATTGACGAAGATGAAGAAACGAAGaagaaagagaattcggagcctAAAGTCGCGATGTCGGATGAAGAATTAGCTCGGCTTTTGCAg GCAGAAGAAGATGCACTTATGATGCAGCAGTTTGtagcaagtcaaaataatgcaGGCTTTGAGCAGAAGATAAGGCCTTACATTGATCAAGTTCTACAGGTAAAGCGTGCACTTgtttgcactttttttttttggctttgtCTTTCCCGGGGGATATTTTATTTAGGATTTTTGACAGAATGGGAATATTTCATGTGGTCTGGACAAAAATGGGGAcatctttga